The following coding sequences are from one Gigantopelta aegis isolate Gae_Host chromosome 15, Gae_host_genome, whole genome shotgun sequence window:
- the LOC121390009 gene encoding uncharacterized protein LOC121390009: protein MKLLLVFLAVAVNSVSVYTETCETVQNCTVTGCNTGGNLVCDFDGQCTCETFHKCTDGENVGIQCFSARSCRGWYDSSTEHKCDCANTHSLHCVDGICKCGYPSS from the exons ATGaaacttcttcttgtttttcttgCAGTGGCTGTAAACTCAGTTTCAG TGTATACTGAGACGTGTGAAACGGTCCAAAATTGCACTGTGACAGGGTGTAACACGGGTGGAAATCTCGTGTGCGATTTCGACGGACAATGCACATGTGAAACCTTCCATAAGTGTACGGACGGTGAAAATGTTGGAA TTCAGTGTTTTAGCGCCAGGTCTTGCAGAGGCTGgtacgattcgtccactgaacACAAGTGCGACTGCGCGAACACTCACAGTCTTCACTGTGTCGACGGAATATGCAAATGCGGATATCCATCAAGCTG A
- the LOC121389950 gene encoding uncharacterized protein LOC121389950 → MKVAIVVLVLAVASVSVYAETCSSVHDCLVTGCNHGGSLVCDIDGKCTCDSGHNCTDGENVGIFCRSNQRCRDWYDSSTHHRCECADTHNLHCIDSQCKCGYPPN, encoded by the exons ATGAAAGTCGCAATCGTGGTCCTTGTGCTAGCGGTGGCATCAGTTTCAG tgTATGCTGAAACGTGCTCGTCGGTTCATGACTGCCTTGTAACGGGGTGTAATCATGGGGGATCCCTCGTGTGCGATATCGACGGGAAATGCACGTGCGATAGCGGTCACAATTGCACAGATGGTGAAAATGTCGGGA TTTTCTGCAGGAGTAACCAGCGTTGTAGAGACTGGTATGATTCGTCCACCCATCACAGATGTGAATGCGCAGACACACACAACCTGCATTGTATCGACAGCCAATGCAAATGTGGATATCCCCCAAACT AA
- the LOC121389927 gene encoding serine protease inhibitor Cvsi-2-like, with the protein MRQFLWFMCIVYLVYTSIRDVYGENCNTVNDCTVTACSSGGTLMCTHEGKCTCGVQCRNGTSYTHACGNDPKIPDSAECQIWYEFEADHSCECQDGHLHCIDSLCHCGFPPN; encoded by the exons ATGCGACAATTCCTTTGGTTCATGTGCAtagtatatttagtatatacGTCAATCAGAG ATGTTTACGGCGAAAACTGTAACACAGTAAACGACTGCACCGTTACGGCGTGTTCCAGTGGCGGAACGTTAATGTGCACACATGAGGGGAAGTGCACGTGCGGAGTCCAGTGCAGGAACGGAACTAGTTACA CTCACGCATGCGGTAATGACCCAAAAATTCCGGACAGCGCCGAATGCCAAATATGGTACGAGTTCGAAGCCGACCATTCGTGCGAGTGCCAGGACGGCCATTTGCATTGCATTGATAGTCTTTGTCACTGTGGATTTCCTCCTAATTAA